The Victivallis sp. Marseille-Q1083 DNA window CCGGGCCTGCGAATCATCAAAACCGGCATCGCGGTGACATTGTGTCTGCTGTTCTACCGGCTAATCGGTCTGGAAATGTCCTTTTACGCACTGGTGGCAATCGTCATCTCAATGGACAAGACCATTTTTCTCTCGTTCACCGCCGGCAAAAACCGGCTGATCGGCACGGCAATCGGCGCCGCGCTCGGCATGGGTTTCAGCCTGCTGCTGCCGGATAACGCCTGGAGCAGCGGACTCGGCATCATCCTGCTGATCTATCTGTTGAATCAATTCAAACTGAACGCGGCCATCGTCATCGCCAGCGTCGTCTTTCTGGCCATCATGATCGCCTTCGGCAGCGCCGACCACCCGATCAATTACAGTTTGCTGCGCCTGATGGACACCAGCGTCGGCGTCTTCATCGCCTGGCTGGTCAACATCCTGTGCGTCCCCTACAACAATCTGCCGGCAGTCAAGGAAAAATTGACCGGCATCCGCGAGCTGTTCAACGCCGCGCTGGACGATTTCACGTTACACACCCGCCAATTGAAATCGCACGAAATTTCCGACGCCATCGCCGCCTTGGAAGAAGAA harbors:
- a CDS encoding aromatic acid exporter family protein, with amino-acid sequence MKEITWAGLRRRLPGLRIIKTGIAVTLCLLFYRLIGLEMSFYALVAIVISMDKTIFLSFTAGKNRLIGTAIGAALGMGFSLLLPDNAWSSGLGIILLIYLLNQFKLNAAIVIASVVFLAIMIAFGSADHPINYSLLRLMDTSVGVFIAWLVNILCVPYNNLPAVKEKLTGIRELFNAALDDFTLHTRQLKSHEISDAIAALEEELEIYQHQFTWRPKPLSAETVGQLKTLLVEAHAELVVLNHLEIRQPLTADRQPQRSPLGFQLEIPSSEPAELAWLNTHHRRYFEALHCELETIYRHIMNL